The Flavivirga eckloniae genomic interval TGATCTTATTGTGCTTTACATTGTTACTATTCGTAAAATGTATAACTATCGAAGGAGTTACACAACCAACAACTGCAACTACAGGAGAGGTAATTAATATTACTTTGGATCTGAAAATGTTGCCAGAAGCAGATGATGATGAGTATTTAATTTTTGGATTTTTAGCCCCGATATCTTGGGATGTCGAGAACACGGCAACGGTTACTTATACCTCTACTGTGGGGAATGGAACAATGAGTTTAGCCCCTGTTGATGAAATTGCTCCTAATTCTTCCACCAATCTTACCTGGGCGAATGAAATGGCATCAGAACTTGGAATTGGTGCCAATTCGGGAGATGTTAAATGGATCGTATTTAAATCTGATGTTGAACTAGTAGGAGCAAATGGTGTTGAAATAACAGGTGAGATACAATTACAGGTTACGGTTGGTCCGGAAAACCTTAAAACTCAACTTGGGTATGCCGTTGCTAATTCAAATTATGGTGTTAAAGTTTCTAATGGTTATCATGCAGTTTCATTCACAAATTGTATGGAAGTAACTGGAGGAACAAACCCTATT includes:
- a CDS encoding DUF4961 domain-containing protein, with product MKKLFKPIRKKTVSVILLCFTLLLFVKCITIEGVTQPTTATTGEVINITLDLKMLPEADDDEYLIFGFLAPISWDVENTATVTYTSTVGNGTMSLAPVDEIAPNSSTNLTWANEMASELGIGANSGDVKWIVFKSDVELVGANGVEITGEIQLQVTVGPENLKTQLGYAVANSNYGVKVSNGYHAVSFTNCMEVTGGTNPIHDLCASLSVDNEAFDQASILPNPFNHTLRIDSQDRLQKVEIYSMLGKKVGDIHSGFKNIPTDYISKGVYVVKVYSDKGATTKTLIKN